Part of the Paenibacillus terrae HPL-003 genome is shown below.
GTGGTGTTAAATTAACGGTCCACGTGATGCCGCCCAGGTTATAGTCCTCCATCGAAACAGAGCCTGTTTTTGTAAAAGTATGCGCACCGATAGTAACGATTGCCTCGTCAGTTACTGCGACAGGTCTTAAACCAGTTGTCACATCATTGTTCTGAATACCGCCTGTTGTGTCCAAATTCCAGTTAGCGCGTGGGTCGATTCTGAAGTTGGAACCGCTTGTTACCTTACTCTTAATCACTAGTTCCACTTTACCGTTAATATCCCCAAAGGAATAAACGCTGTTCGCATCCGGTGCAATTGATTGTACCTCAGATGCAGTGCCATCCACCCACGTCTGCCATGTGGCTGAAGTAAACTCCAACCCTTGAGGTAGTACATTTGTGATGGTAAAGTCCTTTAAACCTTTTTTGTTGTACTGGTTAACAGTGACTTTCCATGTGATTGTTTCATTAGGATTGTCATACGAGGCGCTGGCTTGAATCCAGTCGGGAGCAAAAGAAATTTCCTGACCTGCCTGCACCAACATATTATTGTCCTGTCTCAGTTCCACTTTGCCATTCATATCCCGATAGCTGCGACCAAGATTGCCTGGCGGATTCTGATGCTCGTAATAATAGGCTTCCTTTGGAATCCATGTTTTATATTCAACCTTTGGATCTACACCTGTTCCCTGTGGGAAAGTGTAACTCAGCGATCCGTCTGCCCCAATGTCTGGAGTTACATTCTGGTCATTTACTTTGAATGAATCCTCCATATAAATACCGCGGACATTTCCAAAGCCGGTATTATAAGTTGAGGGATTCGTATAAAATGTCTTCCCGTCTAGCGGCAATTTGATTGTTTTATCAAACTGATCGAATGCAGATACGGTTGACTGCCAAGTAATCGCTCCCTCAACAAATTGTGCCGGTTGAATTCCGCGATAACTATACTGATCCCACCTGATCATTCCCGGCGAGGTCAATGTGATGCTGTATGCGGGTGTGACGTCCGGGTTTTTTAGCTGATAAGCACCACCAAAGATGTTGATCGGCTTTGTATCGCCATAATTCATTCCCGTTACATCTGCATCGGCAGTAGTTTCAAAGCTGAAGACAATACCTCGTCCAACACCATTGAAAAAGTTATCATCACCGTTAAATACAACCCTGATGCTGTTCGGAGTGAAATAAGCGGTACCGAGCTGTTTCATACCTGATTCAGTCTGTGCATTCAGGGTTTTAGTAGCTGTCGGCAACACCACTTCCTTGAAGTAGTCTTCTTTTTTCAGCTCGATCCAGTCACCCTTCTGAATGTATAGGTCGAGATTCGCATTTGTCGGATTAGTGTCATCACCATTCACTGGCACCTTTAGACCTTCCGATTTGAGAGTAAATGGCTGTCTACCCTGAATAATACCGTTTGGATCAATAACAGCATTTCCCTGCGTCACTTTCAGCGGAAAGGTTGGATTAGCTTCCATGAACACCGCCGTTTTGTCCGTCGAGACTGCCGCTATCGCTACGAGATTGGCCGGCATAGCCAACACCGCCTCTGGTACTGGCAACGGTTCGGTCGGCGCAGCGTATACCGCCTCTGGTACCGACGACGGTTCGTCCGCGCTCGGCGAATCGGCTTCGCTAACGGCCGCCGCACCGGAATCGCTTGGCGCGCTATCCGCAAATGCGACAGCAGAGAACGCCACCGTCTGCAAGACAAGCAAAACTGCTAGGCAGAAAGATAGCACAGCTTTGCTCACACTTCGTTTCCTTTTCAAACGAATTTCCCCTTTATTGACATATTTTTTCTATACCGAACTCATCTCCTCGATTTAACCCCTCAAGCGAATAAACATATGCTATTTGCTTGATCCCAACAGCCTTTATATCATCGAAACTCTTGCGGAGTTCCAGATGAACGTGTAAGTGCCGTGGGGTGCTGGCTGTTGATCATGCTTAGTAGCTATCTTCCCCTCTCCTTCGATGGTCTTCGCCACTTACATACTGCAAATGGCAGAATACGCCCAGTCTACACGACGTATTTCAACATTATATTACGAAGGACCTATACAAAATCTAAACAACCGCTCGACTCTTAGGAACTGATTGGCTTGCTGGTAGATGTAGTAGTTCCTTCTTCCTAGTATCTTGTCTGACAATGTTGAAGAATATTTGCTTTTTCAAAACACAATTTTATTGTGATCCTTAAGAAATTAGCTCATGATAACTACATTTTCACCAAAACTTTTTTCATAGTTTAAATCGTAAGACGTGGTCGTTTATCTGAGCAAGAAGAACAAAAAAACTCTAAAACTTAAAGTCTCAGAGGCAATGAATCCCTATTTTCAAGTTAAGTTAACCTTTTTTGTCGAAAGACAGCTAATTAGCGGGGTGAAAAAAATCCATCAGAATGATGAAACTATTTGGGACGCTGATCTGTCTAACATGCATTGCACAATAAACAATGAAAGTCGAGGTATAACCAGCAATGGGGGTGTATCAACTGAACAAAGCAAACGCGTCGTTAACCGAACAACAGTTTAGCGATCGGCTGATGGGATGCAAAGAACGAATGTACCGGATTGCATACTCATACGTCAAGAATCAACAGGATGCGCTTGAGATCGTATCAGAGGCATCGTATAAGGCTTTTCTCTCATATAAGAAACTGGAGAGTCTGGACTATGTAGAAACTTGGATTGCGAGGATTGTCATCAACTGTGCGATTGATCACTTAAGGCGGAAGAAGAAATATACGTATATAGAGGACAGCCAACATTCGCTAACATCCGCAGATTCGAATATAAGTTTGGAAGAAAAGATGGATTTGTACGAGGCCCTTGAAGTTTTGAAGCCTGAGGAAAGGTCCTTTATCATTCTAAAATTTTTTGAAGGCCAGCGATTCAAGGATGTTGCTGAGGTGCTTTCACTTTCAGAAAATACTGTAAAAAGCAGGTTTTATCGCATTCTTAATAAGCTCAAATTACAACTAACGAAGAAAGAAGGTTGAAGCGGATGTATGGTAAAGAAAAATATGATGAAATCGAAATTCCGTCCAGTCTTTCAGAAGTGATTCAGGATGCTCGCAAGCGTGCGCATAAAATGAAACGGAATAGACGAGTGTGGCGCGGTTCTTCTTTGGTTGCGGCCTGCGCGGCTATGGTCATTACAGTTAATGTGCCAACCGTAGCTCTGGCGCTGTCTGATGTACCAATCATCGGGTCTGTCGTGAAAATCTTTCAAATAGGCGGCGGGGGACAATCCACAGATGGGGCAGTCGCAACAACCAAACAGGAAAGCGACTCGTTAAGCATTCATTTCAAGGTCGATGACAATCAGCTTGCGTCTGCTCCAGCCTACACCGTAGAACGACTTGCAGGTCCAGATCGGCTAGTTTTCACCTTTAACGGAGTACGTGAGCTTGATTATGCCAAAATGGAGAAGGATATTCGAGCTCTTAATTATGTGAAAGATGTATATCGTAATATTATTCTGGATGATTCGGCAGTCCGCTTTGTAATTGAGCTTAAGGAGAATGTGGATTATTCCGTATCAGAGTATAAAGATCCTGGCTACATCCACCTTAAGCTGTTCTCTGCTGCAAACCGTTCGCAGCCGCGAGAGTTGTTCTTTGTGCGAAGTGAGGACATGGAAGAGGGGGAAGCACTGGCCATGCTGGCCGAACAGTTTCATGATAAAGGAAGCAGCATGGTTAAAACCCGCACCGGCAAGTTTGCTGTGGTAATGGGCAGCTTTGACAATCTGGCGCAAGCAGAAACGTTGTTACAGCAAATGAAACAGCAAAAAGAAGAGGAGACTGTAAGCCAGCTTTATGTAGATCATTGGATGAGTAATGCTAACCCAAAATAGTAGTTTGATCCCTATCCTACCTATAAAAGACCTACACCCTCAAAACCCGCTGCTCTAGAATGCTTCAAAAAACAGTCGAGGCATACATGGAAAAATTGAATTTTTAAAACCGTTAATCTGAAAATGATCAGCGGTTTTTTTGTTCCCTTCTATTTAGTATGCGATTATAATCCCCATGACAAAATGTTCAGCAAAGTAGATCTTCACGCCATGTGTGGTTTTCCAGGCTCGCGTAACAGGCGAACTCTTCACCTCGATCTGCAGTCGCTGTGGTTCAATGAATCTTCTCAACAGCACATTATTAGATTTACTACTCACGATCATTTCTTAGTTGCCTAGTTTCCTAATAGATCATTCAAGGTTCTAATTCAAGGTGCATCTTGGCTTCTGCCTCATCCCATGGCACCGAGTAACCCGCCCCCTTGGCGCAAAAGATGGAGGAGGATGTATACAGTGGGTCCGCCCCTTTGCGGTAGCCCATCCGCTCTATGACTTCCTCCGTATTATGGCAGCGGTCGTAGCCGCTGAACACGCAACGGATACTGCCTCGTCCATGCGTAAAGGATGCAAATTCGGCACTGTAGTTCATGAAAGCCGACACGGGCACCCTGCCTGTGACCACCGCTTGCGTTCCAGTTGTCTGCGGCGGATTAAAAATACCTGAAGCACGCTGAATATCGGACAGTACCCTGCCCATTTCATCGATAGCGACCTTGATTTTGAAATCGTAATAGGGCTCCAGCAGCACGTTGTCCGCCTTCTCCAGACCCTGCCGTAGTGCTCGAAAGGCAGCCTCACGAAAATCACCGCCATGGGTATGTTCTTTATGCGCGCGCCCCCTCAGCAGCGTAATGTTCACGTCGGTGACTGGCATGCCGGTCAGCAGTCCGTGATGCTCCCGTTCGTAGAGATGATTCCGAATCAGATTCTGATAGCTGACATTCAGATCATCGGCATGACATCTGCTATCGAACATGATGCCGTTGCCCCTTTCTCCCGGTTCAATCAGCAGATGCACTTCCGCATAATGCCTGAGCGGTTCGAAGTGGCCGTACCCTTTCACAGCCGATTGAATCGTTTCCTTATACAAGATTTCCGGTTGTCCAAAAGAGATAGCAAAGCCAAACCGCTCTCTAACAAGCTGCTCCAGCACTTCCAGCTGAATCAATCCCATGACGCGGATAGAAATCTCCTGCAATTTCTCATCCCAAACGACGTTCAGAGACGGCTCCTCCGCCTCCAGCGTGCGAAAAGCACCGAGTACCTTCTGTACATGTATCGAGTTGTCGAATACTACCTTCGATTGTAACGTCGGCTCCGAATCGTAAGCTAACTTGTCTGATATCGCCCCCAGGCCTTGTCCGGCCTCGGCGGCGGACAAGCCGACAACCGCAAACAAATCGCCAGCTTCCACTTGTTCCACCGGCTGCGATTTAAGACCGTTAAACAAGTAGAGCCGCGTAACTTTTTCGTCATATTGAACCCCGCCGCTCTCATAACTAAGCTGTTCTCTCACCTTCAGCCGACCACCCAGCGCCTTAATGAATGTGAGTCTCGCTCCGCCTGCATCGTGCCGAATTTTATAAACCCGCCCCTGGAACGAAGCTTTCTCGTCATAAGTGGTTGTCGTCAGCAGATGCAGCTGATCCAGAAATTCAACGACGCCTGTATCCTGAAGCGCAGAGCCATAAGCACAGGGGAAGAGAAGACCCGCCGCTATCATCCTCTGCAAAGCCTCCAGCCAAAAGCCGGAATCCTCTCTCCCCTCCAGGAATGCTTCCAGCAAGGCTTCGTCCCGCTCCGCCATGGCCTCCCGCAGCGGCTCGCCGACTATGCCGTCAGCGAAGCTCTGTGTAATGCAGCATACTTCCCCCGTCAACTGCTGACGGATATCCGACTCGGTTCTGCCTGCATCCGCGCCGATCCGATCCGTCTTGTTGATAAAGAAGAACGTCGGAATTCGATGCTTGCGCAGCAGCTGCCAGACCGTCTCCGTATGGCCCTGGACACCTTCAACTGCGCTTACAATCAGGATGGCATAATCAATGACCTGAATCGCCCGCTCCATCTCCGGGGAGAAATCGACGTGTCCGGGCGTGTCTATTATGTAATAGCTATCTCCTTTATATTCTATTACCGCCTGATCTGCGAACACCGTAATGCCCCTTGCCCGCTCGATGTCGTGGCTGTCCAGAAACGCATCTTGATGATCCACCCGCCCCCGCGACCGGATACTGTTCGTATGGTACAGCAGCTGTTCCGCAAAAGTTGTCTTACCTGCGTCCACATGGGCGAACAGGCCAATCGTTAGTCGCTTCATAAAATCCCACTTTCAACGCTTCTTGTTAATACTGCTCATTTTATTAAAGCATAGAAATCGGGAGAGTGGGTAGGAGTTGGTTTTGAGAGAGGGTCTTTTTCATGAATTGCGTAGATAAACTTAAGATCATTTTCGCTGCCACGCATGGCCCCTTAACTATTTAAGAGCTGCACATCTTACAGAGCATTTAAATATAGTATACTGTAGTAGTCTTTACTAATTTCCTAGATTCTACAGGTGGCTAACATGACTAATAAACTTATTTTTAAAAAAATAGGCTTTTCTTCACATGACGCACAACAAATAGAGGAAGATTTGCTAACCAACCATCCCATTATCTACATTCTTTATAATCAGCACTCGCTCCAGGCTTATGTTGGCGAAACGGTTCAATTTAAACGGCGCTTAAAAAAACATTTGGGTAATCCCCAGCGCAAGGGCCTTAAGCAAACCATACTTATTGGACATAAGCGATTCCACCAGTCTGCGACCTATAATATTGAGACTAATTTAATTAACTATTTGATCGCAGAAAATCGATACAGGCTTCAGAATGTCAGCCAGACGGTAAAAAGTGAGGTACACAATTACTATCGAAAGCATTACTACAATGAAGGTGTTTTCACAGAAATATGGGAAAAACTCAGAGATGAAGAAATTGTAAAAGAACCTCTTGAAAAATTAAAGAATAGAGATACCTATAAGCTCTCACCCTTTAAAGAATTATCCGATCAGCAGTTTGAGATTAAGAATCAAATCCTTAATTTCTGCATGAAAAATATTCAAAAAACGGAGTCGCAAGTATTAATTATTGAAGGTGAAGCAGGAACCGGAAAAAGCGTGCTAATAAGTTCTCTGTTTAATACTATTCAGGACTATGCCAATGACAGTGACTCTATTCTGTACGGTACAAATAATTACTTATTAGTGAACCATAGCGAGATGCTAAAGACTTATCATAGTCTAGCTAAAAGCCTTCCCAATATTAAAAAGAACAAAGTTATGAAGCCCACAACATTCATTAATGATCAAAAAATAACGTCAGCTAATATTGTCTTAGTAGACGAAGCCCATTTGCTTTTAACTAAGGAAGATCGATATAACAACTTCAAAGGGAATAATCATCTCGAGGAAATTATCAAGAAAAGCAAAATAACGATCGTCATTTTTGACCCGAAACAGGTTCTAAGAATCAAAAGCTACTGGAACAAAAAAATGTTAAAAGAAATTACTGAAAAATATCATTCTAAAACCTTTCGTTTACAAGATCAATTCCGAATGAATGCCAAGCCTGAGTTTGTTAACTGGATTGACAGCTTTGTATCAAAGAAGCTGATTAACATGCCACAAGTAAGTCAAAATACATATGACTTGCAGATTTTCAGCAATGCTCTTGAAATGAAGAAAGCGATTGAGGACAAAAACAAAAAGTTTGGCTTGTCCCGAATAGTTGCGACCTTTGATTATGAGCACAAAAAGGACGGACAGGTATACTACGTTGAGACAGACGGATTGAAAATGCCTTGGAATATTCCAGTTAGCGGCACGACCTGGGCGGAGAAAGAGGATACGATTCATGAAGTAGGTTCTATCTATACCATCCAAGGCTTTGATTTAAATTATGTAGGTGTCATACTAGGTCCTTCAGTCGGGTATGATGAACATACGGACCAAATCCTTATTGATACAACTAAATATAAGGATGTCGGCGCCTTTAACTCACGAAGTGATCTCTCTGCGCAGGAAATACAACAAGCTAAACAAGATATCATTTTAAATTCAATTAATGTGTTGATGAAGCGCGGTATCCATGGACTCTATATTTACGCTACAGACCCTAAACTAAGAAAGAAGCTATTGTCTTTGGTTAAAAGGTAAGGAGCCGATGCACCAGGCAAGACCACTTCCCGAAATATTAGACTAACGTGAAATGCTCCTATAGGTTTAGACTAAAACTTTGTCCTATTTGTCGTACCCTTCGCGCTAGGTTGTAACGACAAGTTTTAGAGCCGTCCAGCACTGGACGGCTCTATCATGGTCATTTTAATTATGCTGAAAGATTAGCGAGAAATACAGCAATATATTGGTCATCAATACGAAAATCATTTCCACGATTAACTAACATACAAAATTGATTGTTTCGTTGCTCAATTAGACCAACACCAGAGAACAAATACCCTTGATGTTCACTGGCCAAATTTTGTAGATCTTGAAAGTAACGACCAAAGTTAACTGCGGCGTTATCAAAGAAATATTCCTCGAAATATATTAGAAAGGAGTTACTACCATCTTGTAGCTGAAGCACTGCTCTTTTGTCGCCCACTTCAACATTTTGAATATAACCTTCTATGCTTCTAGTCCAATTCAAATCATCAACAGTCAAGTTGATTAGGGACCTATTTCTGACAGAGGGTTCTCTCACATTATCCTCTCCACTTGCTAAATCAGCATTTGGACCTGTGGTGGGAACAATGTTCAGAGTAGTATTCTCACCGGAGCCTGGGTCTACTGTAGGTCTTGGCTTTTTCTTGTTGCCCGATTTAGGTTTACCCGTTCCTGCTGCTTCTTTTCTCTTTTTCCTCAAATTATCAAGTACGTTTTTAACATGTTTCTCGCTTAATTCCATAGTAGATGTAGCAACAGATCTTTGTTTGTTTGCTGTAGCCACCCTCTCAAAATAGTCCACGCAATCTTGAGTGTGGTCTTCTTTGGGCCAAGTTTTGAAGTAAGCCCTCACTTTTCCTTTAGGTACATAGGACAGCCTGGCGGTGCACCCTTGATAAGTGCAGTACAAATTATTTTTAACATCAGTGAAATTTTCGTGTTGTTCAATATTAAAAACCGTAACCATCTCTTCGTTTTCATCGGATTTATAAATCGCTTCATAGATAGACATATATCACAATCTTCCTTCCTAAATTTTATATTTTGGGACAGGAAGAAATCCTCTCTATGTACCCCCTTAACTTTTTGCCGATCTTATAAAAACCGTTTCTTATTTCCGAACGAAAGGCGAACATAAAATGAACATTTTATAATGATACTATTTTATTCTTGCCTAATATGACTGAAATCTGTTAGTATAAACTCATCGTGAATGGAAACGGATAGTTATATTAAGTATGTCCTCTCTCAATGTCCCCACATTGAGAGAGCTACCGAACGGACATCGGAAGACTTCTGTCCCATTATTATTGTATATTCTTACTATATACAAAGTCAAAAAAGCTAATGTCGTTATTCAGCGATTTTAGTCTTTTTTTGTCCGAATTTGCCCAAATATCTTATCTATTGCATATGAAATCTCCCTATATCTCGTTAGCACTCTATATTATGGAGTGCTAACGAGGTTCTTTGAATGATTTTCTCCCACCTTACATTAAACAACGGACATTTCTTCCCCAAAACGCCGTGCCGTATTGTCTCTCACCAAAGTCAACAACATCCTAACCCCCTACGTCGATTGCTCGGAATGCTGACTGCTCACCACACCAGCGCCAGGGCTGAAGAGGCTTTCTCTTCATTGACCGGAATAAGACTAAATATTTCGCCTTACTTATGATACGGTTCACTGCGATTGCTTAGTTAGTAAAGCGGATTATTAGTTGGTTGAAATTTAAAGGTCGCACTCAAGAAAGCGCGACCTTTGCTATATGAAAAGCATTGTTTTATGGATAATTTACTAAGCCGCTTTGTATTTTATTCCAACGCCTGATTTACCACTATTTGTAATACGGTTCGGCTCCCCTAAAATCTCTGCTAAATTAATCATTAATGAATATCTCGATTGATTAGTTTAATCACCTCTAAAAGCCCAATTCTTTGTTTTGTTGCTTCATGGTAGAGCATTTATCTTTAACATGGTCAATGAACAGCATCCCATTTTGTTGAACACACTGCAACTACGTAACGTGGTTCTTTTCACCTATAAAAGCAGGATATTAGTAGGGGTTGGTCGAATATATCTAGAATATTACCTTACGCTATTGGATTAACGATTAAACGTAAAATTTTCAGGAGAAATAAGGAACTTTACCAAACTGTTCGTTAAACTACGTATGTAATATTTTTCTAGGAGGGTGAAAAATGCTATATAATCAGGATAATTATACAAGAGTCTTAATTACAGTGGGAATCATGATCTTCTGTTTGTTATTTCTTATATCGGGAGTGAACTTTAATAATATCTCACTAACTGAAGTGTTTAGAAGCATCTCGTCTGCTACATTACTTACACTTTTTTTTCATATTGCGTTTAAAAAATGGATCTGGAAATATCATTGGATACCTTTACTTAATCCTGTAATTGTCCTTGTCCCTAATCTACATGGTACATGGGAAGGAAAACTTCAATCCAACTGGATTGACTCTGAGACCGGAGAACAGGTACCACCAATTGAAATAACAGCATTCATTAGACAAAGCTTTATCTCAATAAGTGTGGAGATCCATACATCAAAAATGGTCAGTAAAAGCTACATAGCGGGAATTAAAACTGATGGGGATACAGAGACTCAAGAGCTCTGCTATTCTTATAGTAGCAAGGCAAATGCTGATACAATAGAAACTAATCCTTGGCATGAGGGAACAGCTAAACTAGAAATACATTCTGGCTCTAACCCAAAGCTGAAAGGTAATTACTGGACTTTACGAAAGACAATTGGAACGATTGAACTGCAACGTATAAACAAAAAAGTAATGAGATAATCAAATGAAGCGAGATTATTAGGAGGAACTCCATGAAATTTACAGAGAGACAGTTACAAACCTATGCGGCTCCCCTTAGTGAGTCGGAAGAGGAACGCTGTAAAAATGCAATCCGAATGATACGTGATGCAATGAAATTAATCGGTTATTCAGACAATAATAAGGAAATATACAAATATGAAGGTGAAACTCCAGCTTACGCATTAGAATTGAATGCTGCTAGCAATGGGCGTAAATTATTTTTACTTGTTCAGGGTTCTTACGCGAATAATACAAATGTACGCACTCAAAGTGATGTGGATGTAGCTGTAATATTAGAATCAACATTTATTCCTGAATACCGAGCCAATGTCAGCAAAGATAAATATGGTTTTTCAGATGGAACATTTACTGTTGAAGGGTTGAAAGATGAAGTTGAAAGAGCTTTAAAACTTAAGTTTAATAATGACGGTATCGAGCGTAATGATAAATCCATTAAGGTCAATGGAAATAGCTACCGTGTAGATTCAGATGTTGTACCCGCATATCGACACAGAGATTATCGAGGGGACTATACCTTTGATGCAAATAATTATGTTGGTGGGATAGAGATACGACCCGATTCAGGTGGGAGAATAATTAACTTCCCAGAACAACATATTAAAAATGGAAAACGCAAGAATTCTGAAACAAACCACAAATACAAAAAGCATGTACGTATTATGAAGAAGATGAAAAGTTTAATGGCGGAATCAGGATACTCAATTACCTCAAGTATTTCCTCGTTCGGCTTAGAATCTTTACTTTGGAATATTCCAAATTCTGTTTATGAAAAATACACCGCACACCGCTTCGTCTTCGATGAAATATTAAAATATCTAAAAAATAACTTTGAAAACTTTGAAGGTTACAAAGAAGCAAATGGAGTAAAACCTTTATTTACTTCAACTACTCAGCAAGATGACTACAAGGCATTCATAAGAATGCTAAGTGAATATTATCAGTATGATATTACAGAGACTTGAGGCGGGATTATGGAAAAAGAAGTTCTTAATTTGATAAAAAATGACCGGAGCAAGTAGTAGCTTGTCCAGTCATTTTTTAATTTGTTATCATCTGCATCGTTAAGTCTACCACTACTTATGGTACGGTTCCCCTCGATTAATTTTCACCGCCCGATAAATCTGTTCCACCAGCACCAATCGCATCAGCTGATGAGGCAGGGTCATCCTTCCGAAGCTCAGCTTCTGCTGGGCGCGGCGGAGGACCTCGTCAGAGAGACCATGACTACCGCCAATGACGAAGACAACATGGCTTGTACCGTAGGTGCCGAGCTTGTCCAATTCCTCTGCGAGTTCTTCTGAGCTCCACAGTTTGCCGTCAATGGCAAGCACGATGACATGTGCTTCACTTTTCACATGAGCAAGGATGCGCTCTCCCTCTCGCTCCTTGACCTGTCGAACCTCCGCTTCGCTCAGTGTGTCTGGAGCCTTTTCATCGGCTACTTCGATCATTTGGAACTTGATGTATGGCCCCAGCCGTTTAGCATATTCCTGAATGCCCATGACCAAATACTTCTCTTTTAACTTCCCCACACCTATAAGTTGAATAAACAAATTCCATACCCCTATCTATGTCGAATGATAATGTAAAATCGTATTTACGAACCCTAACATGAAAAAATACCTGTAACATAATTATTTTAGCACCTGAAACGCTTCTTACCTATCTATTTCCTCTCCACTACGAGCCTATTCCCTGTTCAAATTATAGCGGATCATTCATTTATGCTCTTCACAATGAAATGCCTATCCGTTTCGTATTCATCAAGACACTGTATTAGCATCTGTCGATATTCGCTGATTTGTTCCGCTGTCGCTGACTCACGCAGTGATTCGAACAATGCCGTACATCTCTTAAATTGACCATCATTACTCGACTGGTTGGCTAGTTGCATCGCCCGCACAGTAAGTCCCACTGCATCCTGTAATCTGCCACACTTCCGATAGTACAAAGCCAAGTGATAGCAGTAGCTATAATAGTAAGATACGTTCTCTGCGTCTTCATAACTCCCGAATTCATCAATCTGCTCTGCAAACGTATGTAAAATATCTGCCACATCCAAATGATACATAAGCGCTGCCTGTAATATGGTATTCAGCCCCGGTAATATTTCCTCTAGATTATCCTGCAAAAAGGCTACGTATTCCTTAACAAGACCTATATTTCCAGACAAAATATCCACTGCATATAAATTAGTTTTAGCTAAAAACCTGAATTCCTCAACAACCTGACTGTCTTCTTCCTTTAGATCCTCCATCCATCCTAGCTCAGCATACTTATAGATGCACTCCCTTGCCTGCTCATATGCACTCTGGTTTTGGTGAGCCATTCCACACATCAGGTGACTGAATCCAAAATAATATACCAACGGACGTTCTAAATTGACATGTGGGATGGGTAAATTCATTGCTTTATGATACTGCCGTTCTTCGTAGATGCGCTGGACACATTGGTATAAAATATCCGCCGTCTCCA
Proteins encoded:
- a CDS encoding DUF2075 domain-containing protein; protein product: MTNKLIFKKIGFSSHDAQQIEEDLLTNHPIIYILYNQHSLQAYVGETVQFKRRLKKHLGNPQRKGLKQTILIGHKRFHQSATYNIETNLINYLIAENRYRLQNVSQTVKSEVHNYYRKHYYNEGVFTEIWEKLRDEEIVKEPLEKLKNRDTYKLSPFKELSDQQFEIKNQILNFCMKNIQKTESQVLIIEGEAGTGKSVLISSLFNTIQDYANDSDSILYGTNNYLLVNHSEMLKTYHSLAKSLPNIKKNKVMKPTTFINDQKITSANIVLVDEAHLLLTKEDRYNNFKGNNHLEEIIKKSKITIVIFDPKQVLRIKSYWNKKMLKEITEKYHSKTFRLQDQFRMNAKPEFVNWIDSFVSKKLINMPQVSQNTYDLQIFSNALEMKKAIEDKNKKFGLSRIVATFDYEHKKDGQVYYVETDGLKMPWNIPVSGTTWAEKEDTIHEVGSIYTIQGFDLNYVGVILGPSVGYDEHTDQILIDTTKYKDVGAFNSRSDLSAQEIQQAKQDIILNSINVLMKRGIHGLYIYATDPKLRKKLLSLVKR
- a CDS encoding sigma-70 family RNA polymerase sigma factor, which encodes MGVYQLNKANASLTEQQFSDRLMGCKERMYRIAYSYVKNQQDALEIVSEASYKAFLSYKKLESLDYVETWIARIVINCAIDHLRRKKKYTYIEDSQHSLTSADSNISLEEKMDLYEALEVLKPEERSFIILKFFEGQRFKDVAEVLSLSENTVKSRFYRILNKLKLQLTKKEG
- a CDS encoding elongation factor G produces the protein MKRLTIGLFAHVDAGKTTFAEQLLYHTNSIRSRGRVDHQDAFLDSHDIERARGITVFADQAVIEYKGDSYYIIDTPGHVDFSPEMERAIQVIDYAILIVSAVEGVQGHTETVWQLLRKHRIPTFFFINKTDRIGADAGRTESDIRQQLTGEVCCITQSFADGIVGEPLREAMAERDEALLEAFLEGREDSGFWLEALQRMIAAGLLFPCAYGSALQDTGVVEFLDQLHLLTTTTYDEKASFQGRVYKIRHDAGGARLTFIKALGGRLKVREQLSYESGGVQYDEKVTRLYLFNGLKSQPVEQVEAGDLFAVVGLSAAEAGQGLGAISDKLAYDSEPTLQSKVVFDNSIHVQKVLGAFRTLEAEEPSLNVVWDEKLQEISIRVMGLIQLEVLEQLVRERFGFAISFGQPEILYKETIQSAVKGYGHFEPLRHYAEVHLLIEPGERGNGIMFDSRCHADDLNVSYQNLIRNHLYEREHHGLLTGMPVTDVNITLLRGRAHKEHTHGGDFREAAFRALRQGLEKADNVLLEPYYDFKIKVAIDEMGRVLSDIQRASGIFNPPQTTGTQAVVTGRVPVSAFMNYSAEFASFTHGRGSIRCVFSGYDRCHNTEEVIERMGYRKGADPLYTSSSIFCAKGAGYSVPWDEAEAKMHLELEP
- a CDS encoding nucleotidyltransferase domain-containing protein, with the protein product MKFTERQLQTYAAPLSESEEERCKNAIRMIRDAMKLIGYSDNNKEIYKYEGETPAYALELNAASNGRKLFLLVQGSYANNTNVRTQSDVDVAVILESTFIPEYRANVSKDKYGFSDGTFTVEGLKDEVERALKLKFNNDGIERNDKSIKVNGNSYRVDSDVVPAYRHRDYRGDYTFDANNYVGGIEIRPDSGGRIINFPEQHIKNGKRKNSETNHKYKKHVRIMKKMKSLMAESGYSITSSISSFGLESLLWNIPNSVYEKYTAHRFVFDEILKYLKNNFENFEGYKEANGVKPLFTSTTQQDDYKAFIRMLSEYYQYDITET
- the rlmH gene encoding 23S rRNA (pseudouridine(1915)-N(3))-methyltransferase RlmH encodes the protein MFIQLIGVGKLKEKYLVMGIQEYAKRLGPYIKFQMIEVADEKAPDTLSEAEVRQVKEREGERILAHVKSEAHVIVLAIDGKLWSSEELAEELDKLGTYGTSHVVFVIGGSHGLSDEVLRRAQQKLSFGRMTLPHQLMRLVLVEQIYRAVKINRGEPYHK